A window of Acidobacteriota bacterium genomic DNA:
TCATGCTGCGTTCGCTCAAGCAGGCCCGCTACTCCGCCAACAACGCCGGTCACTTCGCCCTCGCCACCGATTGCTATACTCATTTCACCTCGCCCATCCGCCGCTACCCCGACCTGATGGTCCACCGCATCCTCAAGTCCCTGCTGGCCAGCGAGCAACCGCCTCCCGACCTCCGTTCGCGTGAATCTCTGGAACCAAAGTGCCGCCGCTGCAGCGAGCAGGAACGCGAAGCCGATGATGCCGAACGCGAACTGATGGACTGGAAAAAAGTCCGCTTCATGGAGCAGCGCCTCGGCGACGAGTTCCCTGCCCTCATCCTGCACGCCAACCGCGACGGCTTTTTCGTCGAGCTGGAAGATCAGTTCATCGAGGGCCTCGTCCCCGCCAGCGCTCTCGATGACGACCGCTACTATTTCCGCAGCGCCACCCAGGAGTGGATCGGCGAGCGCTCCCGCCGCCGCTACCGCCTGGGTGCTCGCCTCACCGTCCGCGTCGACCGTATCGACCCGGTCCGCATGCAGATCCACTTCGCCCCCGTCCCGGCGCCATGAGGTCCGCCCAGCGCGGGCCGCGCGGCGCACCCGCGCTGGGTGCCCGCGATCAATGAATTCCACCGCCTGCTATATTCTCATCATGAGCACCCCAGTTTCCCCCTCTTTGCCCGGCCCCACCCCCGAGCGCATCTACGCCTGCATGATGGCCTTCCAGCGCAGCACTGCCCTGAAGGCTGCGATTGACCTTAACCTGTTTTCAACCCTTGCAGCCGCTCCGCGCACCGCGGCGCAGGCCGCGCAGCAGCTCCGCCTCCCCGAGCGTGGCGTTCGCATACTCTGCGACTTCTTGTGCATCGAAGGCCTCCTGGTCAAAGATGCCGCTCGCTACCGCCTGGCGGAGGACGCGGCCCTGTTCCTCGATCGCCAATCCCCCGCGTATTTGGGCGGCGTGGCCGAGTTCCTGCTTGCGCCGGAGCAGATGCATGCTTTCCAGGAGCTTGCCGCCGCGGTGCGGAATGGCGGCGCACCCGGCACCGGACCCGTCGCCGACTATCCGCACTGGATCACCTTCGCCCGCGCCATGGGCCCCTTCATGGCCATGCAGGCAGAAATGCTGGCGGAACGGTTCGGTCCCGTGCATGGCCGTATTCTCGACATCGCTGCCAGCCATGGACTGTTTGGGATCGCTTTCGCCCGCCGCTCCGCGCAGGCCGAGGTGACAGCTCTCGACGCCGGGCCGGTACTGGAGGTGGTGGCCCGTGACAATGCTGCCAAGGCAGGGGTCGCCGCGCGTTATCATCTGCTGCCCGGCGATGCTTTTACCACCCCGCTCGGCGACGGCTACGAGCTCACGCTGCTCTGCAACTTTTTACACCACTTCGCGCCCGCTACAATTGTGCCCTTTCTGCGCCGTGTGCATGCGGCGCTGAAGCCGGGCGGTCGCGTAGTTACCCTTGAGTTCGTGCCCAACCCCGACCGTATTTCTCCCCCTTTCTCTGCAAGTTTCAGCCTCACGATGCTGGCCGAAACCGCCGAAGGCGACGCCTACACCTTCGCTGAATTCGAGCAAATGTTCCGCGAGGCCGGCTTCGCTTCGCTGGAACAACATCCGCTGCCCACGCCCCAGACGGCGCTGCTCGCACGCGCATGATTGTAAGCGTCGCCTACGCGGGCTCGATGGCCGCGGTAATGGAAGGCCCCCTGAAGCAGGCGGCGCGGCAACAGGGTTGGGAGCTGCGCGGCCGTGCCGAAGGCGCGACCGCGCTCGCCGAGCTGATCGTCGGCGGCGCGCTGTCGCCCGACGTTTTTATCAGCATTACGCCCGGGCCCATGCAGCGCGTCGAAAAGGCCGGCAAAGCCGGCCATCTGATTCCGTTTGCACGCACAGAAATGGCGTTCGCGTACGCGCCACGCGGACGCTGGGCGCGGCCCCTCCGCCACGAGCCCTGGTGGCGGGTGATGCAAGCGCCTGGCTTCCGCCTCGGCCGTTCCGATCCCCGTACCGATCCGCAGGGCCGCAACGTCATCTACACATGCCTGCTCGCCGAAACCTGGTATCGCCAGCCCGGCCTGGCGCACCGCATTCTTGGGCCATGGCTCAACCCCAAGCAGATCTTCTCCGAAAGCACGCTGGAGGCGCGGGTGCAGGGTGGGCAGCTTGACGCCGCCGCCGCTTACGGCTTTCAGCCCGCCGACTACGGCCTGGCGGCGCTCACGCTGCCGGCGTCCATCAGCCTCGGCTCGCCTCCATCTGCCAGACTGGAGTTGAGCTTTGGCATGCATCGCTACCATCCGGAGCCACTCGTTTTTTACGCCGCCGCGCTGACCGCCGCGCCCCATCCCGAAGCCGCGCGTGCCTTCGTCGCCTGGCTCGCTCAGCCTGAGGCGCAAACGATTTTGCATAAGGCAGGCTACGGCCATGTCTAGTGTCCCAGCGCTCGCCTGGTCTCCCGCCAAGGCCCCAAGAGGCTGGAAGCGCTGGGCCGCCGTCGTCTTTGCGATCCTGCTTCTTTATCCCTTCAGCGGCCTCGCCGCCCACGTTGGCCCCTGGCAATGGAGCGGCGGCGCCGGCGCCGATGCGCTCGCTTCGGTGCGCGTCTCGCTGGTGCTCACCGCCATCGCGATGGTGATCGTGGTCGCTATCGGCACGCCGCTGGCGCTCTATATCCGCCGCGTGGCGCGCTGGGAACGGCTGGCCTGGCAAGCCGTGCTGCTGCTCTCGATGCTGCTGCCCGCGCTCGCCCTGGGCATTTTGCTCACGCTCTCGCTCCGGCCCGAAGGCGCCGTGGGCGGCGTGCTCTGGCGCTTGGGCATGGTCACCACCAACAGCGGCTTCGCCTTCGTGCTGACGCAGGTCTACGTCAGCATCGGCTACTACGTGCTGGCCGCAGTCGCCGCTCTAGACGCCGTGCCCGCGGGCATCGAAGAGCAGGCGGCCCTGCTCGGGCTGCGGCCACGCCAGGTCTTCGCGCGCGTCACGCTGCCGCTGGCGCTTTCCGGTCTGGTGGTGGCGCTCAGCCTGGCCTGGGCGCGCGCCATCGGCGAATTCGGCGCAGTCGTGGTCACGGCGTATTATCCGGCCGGCATGCCGGTGCAACTCTGGATCGACTTGCAAAGCCGCGGCCTCAGCGCAGTCCTGCCGCTGCTGCTCATCTTTTTGCTGGTAGCACTCCCGTTGCCGGTGGCGGCGCATTTAGCGGCGAGGCGGCGTCATGCTTGAGGTCGCCATCCGCAAGCAGCGCCGCGACCTCAGCGTTGCCGCCGAGTTCGCGCTCCCTGAGGGTGCCTCATTGGGCCTGTTCGGACCTTCGGGTGCGGGCAAGAGCACCGTCCTCAACTGTATTGCCGGCCTCGAGCCGCCCGACGCCGGAAGCATTACACTCGACGGCGAGACCTGGTTTCCGCCGCCGCTCGCGGTCCATCGCCGCCGCGTCGGCTATCTGTCTCAGCAGCCCTGCCTGTTTCCGCACTTGACCGTCGCCGCTAACGTCACCTTTGCTGGCGGCGCCAGCTCGGCCTGGCTGGACGAGCTGCGCGCGCGCCTTGCGCTCGATACCTGTTGGGACGCATCGGTGCACAAGCTCTCCGGCGGCCAGGCTCGCCGCGTCGCCCTGGCGCGCATGCTGCTCCGCCGCCCGCCACTAGTCTTGCTCGACGAGCCCTTCGCCGGCCTCGATCGCGCCAACGTGCGCGCCATGCTCGAGGCCCTTCAGGCCTGGCGCGCCGCCATCGGCTTCACCC
This region includes:
- a CDS encoding class I SAM-dependent methyltransferase, whose protein sequence is MSTPVSPSLPGPTPERIYACMMAFQRSTALKAAIDLNLFSTLAAAPRTAAQAAQQLRLPERGVRILCDFLCIEGLLVKDAARYRLAEDAALFLDRQSPAYLGGVAEFLLAPEQMHAFQELAAAVRNGGAPGTGPVADYPHWITFARAMGPFMAMQAEMLAERFGPVHGRILDIAASHGLFGIAFARRSAQAEVTALDAGPVLEVVARDNAAKAGVAARYHLLPGDAFTTPLGDGYELTLLCNFLHHFAPATIVPFLRRVHAALKPGGRVVTLEFVPNPDRISPPFSASFSLTMLAETAEGDAYTFAEFEQMFREAGFASLEQHPLPTPQTALLARA
- a CDS encoding extracellular solute-binding protein, with protein sequence MIVSVAYAGSMAAVMEGPLKQAARQQGWELRGRAEGATALAELIVGGALSPDVFISITPGPMQRVEKAGKAGHLIPFARTEMAFAYAPRGRWARPLRHEPWWRVMQAPGFRLGRSDPRTDPQGRNVIYTCLLAETWYRQPGLAHRILGPWLNPKQIFSESTLEARVQGGQLDAAAAYGFQPADYGLAALTLPASISLGSPPSARLELSFGMHRYHPEPLVFYAAALTAAPHPEAARAFVAWLAQPEAQTILHKAGYGHV
- a CDS encoding ABC transporter permease subunit; this encodes MSSVPALAWSPAKAPRGWKRWAAVVFAILLLYPFSGLAAHVGPWQWSGGAGADALASVRVSLVLTAIAMVIVVAIGTPLALYIRRVARWERLAWQAVLLLSMLLPALALGILLTLSLRPEGAVGGVLWRLGMVTTNSGFAFVLTQVYVSIGYYVLAAVAALDAVPAGIEEQAALLGLRPRQVFARVTLPLALSGLVVALSLAWARAIGEFGAVVVTAYYPAGMPVQLWIDLQSRGLSAVLPLLLIFLLVALPLPVAAHLAARRRHA
- a CDS encoding ATP-binding cassette domain-containing protein; protein product: MLEVAIRKQRRDLSVAAEFALPEGASLGLFGPSGAGKSTVLNCIAGLEPPDAGSITLDGETWFPPPLAVHRRRVGYLSQQPCLFPHLTVAANVTFAGGASSAWLDELRARLALDTCWDASVHKLSGGQARRVALARMLLRRPPLVLLDEPFAGLDRANVRAMLEALQAWRAAIGFTLIAVDHQPDVLEQMTGAVIWMDQGRASAPQTWQSLRSNSEPSLQALLEPLQPPIRTIARSGL